Proteins from a single region of Acinonyx jubatus isolate Ajub_Pintada_27869175 chromosome D3, VMU_Ajub_asm_v1.0, whole genome shotgun sequence:
- the LOC106983593 gene encoding carbonic anhydrase 15-like isoform X4, giving the protein MRSPGFALAFLTVPLVVRGDSEGTWCYDSQDPKCGPTHWKEMAPACGGPAQSPINIDLHLVQRDPTLGPFILQGYNTAPPGPWTLENDGHTVLLHIDAGPQSHLEIRGAGLPLPAYRALQLHFHWGGPGRAGSEHSLDGQRRPMEMHVVHMNTRYQSMGEARGHPDGLAVLAVLLVPPPQEQDTDNANFSVLVSSLKNVSERGVSVNLASTFPLASLLPGASGLSRYYRYSGSLTTPGCQPAVVWTVFEDAVPIGRSQPSGGPVPDHAPGWAPRLSPCTAHRELPPAAASRGSQGLGLSRCLHPRSSLGARPNPSPCARGSAGPVALAEPLGTRFDPFPQ; this is encoded by the exons ATGCGGTCTCCAGGCTTTGCACTCGCCTTCCTCACTGTGCCACTGGTGGTGCGCGGGGACTCAGAGG GCACCTGGTGCTACGACTCCCAGGACCCAAAGTGTG GCCCCACCCACTGGAAGGAGATGGCCCCTGCCTGTGGGGGCCCAGCCCAGTCCCCCATCAACATTGACCTTCACTTGGTTCAGCGGGACCCCACCCTGGGACCCTTCATCTTACAGGGCTACAACACAGCACCTCCAGGCCCGTGGACCCTGGAGAATGATGGCCATACAG TGCTGCTCCACATAGACGCTGGCCCACAGAGCCACCTGGAGATTCGGGGCGCCGGGCTGCCACTGCCTGCCTACCGCGCACTGCAGCTGCACTTCCACTGGGGGGGCCCTGGTCGAGCAGGTTCAGAGCACAGCCTGGATGGGCAGCGCCGCCCCATGGAG ATGCACGTGGTCCACATGAACACGAGGTACCAGAGCATGGGGGAAGCTCGAGGTCACCCCGATGGGCTGGCTGTGCTGGCGGTGCTGTTAGTG ccccctccccaggagcAGGACACTGACAACGCCAACTTCTCCGTCCTGGTATCCAGCCTGAAGAACGTGTCTGAGCGCG GAGTCTCTGTGAATCTGGCCTCCACCTTCCCGCTGGCCTCGCTGCTGCCGGGCGCCTCAGGCCTCTCGCGCTACTACCGCTACTCGGGGTCGCTGACCACGCCTGGCTGCCAGCCTGCGGTTGTCTGGACTGTCTTCGAGGACGCGGTACCCATCGGGCGCTCACAG CCCTCAGGTGGCCCAGTTCCAGACCATGCTCCAGGCTGGGCTCCCCGGCTCTCACCCTGCACCGCTCACCGAGAACTTCCGCCCGCAGCAGCCTCTCGGGGGTCGCAGGGTCTCGGCCTCTCCAGGTGCCTCCATCCGCGCAGCAGCCTCGGTGCCCGCCCCA
- the LOC106983593 gene encoding carbonic anhydrase 15-like isoform X10, producing MAPACGGPAQSPINIDLHLVQRDPTLGPFILQGYNTAPPGPWTLENDGHTVLLHIDAGPQSHLEIRGAGLPLPAYRALQLHFHWGGPGRAGSEHSLDGQRRPMEMHVVHMNTRYQSMGEARGHPDGLAVLAVLLVPPPQEQDTDNANFSVLVSSLKNVSERGVSVNLASTFPLASLLPGASGLSRYYRYSGSLTTPGCQPAVVWTVFEDAVPIGRSQPSGGPVPDHAPGWAPRLSPCTAHRELPPAAASRGSQGLGLSRCLHPRSSLGARPNPSPCARGSAGPVALAEPLGTRFDPFPQ from the exons ATGGCCCCTGCCTGTGGGGGCCCAGCCCAGTCCCCCATCAACATTGACCTTCACTTGGTTCAGCGGGACCCCACCCTGGGACCCTTCATCTTACAGGGCTACAACACAGCACCTCCAGGCCCGTGGACCCTGGAGAATGATGGCCATACAG TGCTGCTCCACATAGACGCTGGCCCACAGAGCCACCTGGAGATTCGGGGCGCCGGGCTGCCACTGCCTGCCTACCGCGCACTGCAGCTGCACTTCCACTGGGGGGGCCCTGGTCGAGCAGGTTCAGAGCACAGCCTGGATGGGCAGCGCCGCCCCATGGAG ATGCACGTGGTCCACATGAACACGAGGTACCAGAGCATGGGGGAAGCTCGAGGTCACCCCGATGGGCTGGCTGTGCTGGCGGTGCTGTTAGTG ccccctccccaggagcAGGACACTGACAACGCCAACTTCTCCGTCCTGGTATCCAGCCTGAAGAACGTGTCTGAGCGCG GAGTCTCTGTGAATCTGGCCTCCACCTTCCCGCTGGCCTCGCTGCTGCCGGGCGCCTCAGGCCTCTCGCGCTACTACCGCTACTCGGGGTCGCTGACCACGCCTGGCTGCCAGCCTGCGGTTGTCTGGACTGTCTTCGAGGACGCGGTACCCATCGGGCGCTCACAG CCCTCAGGTGGCCCAGTTCCAGACCATGCTCCAGGCTGGGCTCCCCGGCTCTCACCCTGCACCGCTCACCGAGAACTTCCGCCCGCAGCAGCCTCTCGGGGGTCGCAGGGTCTCGGCCTCTCCAGGTGCCTCCATCCGCGCAGCAGCCTCGGTGCCCGCCCCA
- the LOC106983593 gene encoding carbonic anhydrase 15-like isoform X3 translates to MRSPGFALAFLTVPLVVRGDSEGTWCYDSQDPKCGEDRVSCPTHWKEMAPACGGPAQSPINIDLHLVQRDPTLGPFILQGYNTAPPGPWTLENDGHTDAGPQSHLEIRGAGLPLPAYRALQLHFHWGGPGRAGSEHSLDGQRRPMEMHVVHMNTRYQSMGEARGHPDGLAVLAVLLVPPPQEQDTDNANFSVLVSSLKNVSERGVSVNLASTFPLASLLPGASGLSRYYRYSGSLTTPGCQPAVVWTVFEDAVPIGRSQPSGGPVPDHAPGWAPRLSPCTAHRELPPAAASRGSQGLGLSRCLHPRSSLGARPNPSPCARGSAGPVALAEPLGTRFDPFPQ, encoded by the exons ATGCGGTCTCCAGGCTTTGCACTCGCCTTCCTCACTGTGCCACTGGTGGTGCGCGGGGACTCAGAGG GCACCTGGTGCTACGACTCCCAGGACCCAAAGTGTGGTGAGGACAGAGTGTCAT GCCCCACCCACTGGAAGGAGATGGCCCCTGCCTGTGGGGGCCCAGCCCAGTCCCCCATCAACATTGACCTTCACTTGGTTCAGCGGGACCCCACCCTGGGACCCTTCATCTTACAGGGCTACAACACAGCACCTCCAGGCCCGTGGACCCTGGAGAATGATGGCCATACAG ACGCTGGCCCACAGAGCCACCTGGAGATTCGGGGCGCCGGGCTGCCACTGCCTGCCTACCGCGCACTGCAGCTGCACTTCCACTGGGGGGGCCCTGGTCGAGCAGGTTCAGAGCACAGCCTGGATGGGCAGCGCCGCCCCATGGAG ATGCACGTGGTCCACATGAACACGAGGTACCAGAGCATGGGGGAAGCTCGAGGTCACCCCGATGGGCTGGCTGTGCTGGCGGTGCTGTTAGTG ccccctccccaggagcAGGACACTGACAACGCCAACTTCTCCGTCCTGGTATCCAGCCTGAAGAACGTGTCTGAGCGCG GAGTCTCTGTGAATCTGGCCTCCACCTTCCCGCTGGCCTCGCTGCTGCCGGGCGCCTCAGGCCTCTCGCGCTACTACCGCTACTCGGGGTCGCTGACCACGCCTGGCTGCCAGCCTGCGGTTGTCTGGACTGTCTTCGAGGACGCGGTACCCATCGGGCGCTCACAG CCCTCAGGTGGCCCAGTTCCAGACCATGCTCCAGGCTGGGCTCCCCGGCTCTCACCCTGCACCGCTCACCGAGAACTTCCGCCCGCAGCAGCCTCTCGGGGGTCGCAGGGTCTCGGCCTCTCCAGGTGCCTCCATCCGCGCAGCAGCCTCGGTGCCCGCCCCA
- the LOC106983593 gene encoding carbonic anhydrase 15-like isoform X6, with protein sequence MRSPGFALAFLTVPLVVRGDSEGPTHWKEMAPACGGPAQSPINIDLHLVQRDPTLGPFILQGYNTAPPGPWTLENDGHTVLLHIDAGPQSHLEIRGAGLPLPAYRALQLHFHWGGPGRAGSEHSLDGQRRPMEMHVVHMNTRYQSMGEARGHPDGLAVLAVLLVPPPQEQDTDNANFSVLVSSLKNVSERGVSVNLASTFPLASLLPGASGLSRYYRYSGSLTTPGCQPAVVWTVFEDAVPIGRSQPSGGPVPDHAPGWAPRLSPCTAHRELPPAAASRGSQGLGLSRCLHPRSSLGARPNPSPCARGSAGPVALAEPLGTRFDPFPQ encoded by the exons ATGCGGTCTCCAGGCTTTGCACTCGCCTTCCTCACTGTGCCACTGGTGGTGCGCGGGGACTCAGAGG GCCCCACCCACTGGAAGGAGATGGCCCCTGCCTGTGGGGGCCCAGCCCAGTCCCCCATCAACATTGACCTTCACTTGGTTCAGCGGGACCCCACCCTGGGACCCTTCATCTTACAGGGCTACAACACAGCACCTCCAGGCCCGTGGACCCTGGAGAATGATGGCCATACAG TGCTGCTCCACATAGACGCTGGCCCACAGAGCCACCTGGAGATTCGGGGCGCCGGGCTGCCACTGCCTGCCTACCGCGCACTGCAGCTGCACTTCCACTGGGGGGGCCCTGGTCGAGCAGGTTCAGAGCACAGCCTGGATGGGCAGCGCCGCCCCATGGAG ATGCACGTGGTCCACATGAACACGAGGTACCAGAGCATGGGGGAAGCTCGAGGTCACCCCGATGGGCTGGCTGTGCTGGCGGTGCTGTTAGTG ccccctccccaggagcAGGACACTGACAACGCCAACTTCTCCGTCCTGGTATCCAGCCTGAAGAACGTGTCTGAGCGCG GAGTCTCTGTGAATCTGGCCTCCACCTTCCCGCTGGCCTCGCTGCTGCCGGGCGCCTCAGGCCTCTCGCGCTACTACCGCTACTCGGGGTCGCTGACCACGCCTGGCTGCCAGCCTGCGGTTGTCTGGACTGTCTTCGAGGACGCGGTACCCATCGGGCGCTCACAG CCCTCAGGTGGCCCAGTTCCAGACCATGCTCCAGGCTGGGCTCCCCGGCTCTCACCCTGCACCGCTCACCGAGAACTTCCGCCCGCAGCAGCCTCTCGGGGGTCGCAGGGTCTCGGCCTCTCCAGGTGCCTCCATCCGCGCAGCAGCCTCGGTGCCCGCCCCA
- the LOC106983593 gene encoding carbonic anhydrase 15-like isoform X7, which produces MRSPGFALAFLTVPLVVRGDSEGTWCYDSQDPKCGPTHWKEMAPACGGPAQSPINIDLHLVQRDPTLGPFILQGYNTAPPGPWTLENDGHTVLLHIDAGPQSHLEIRGAGLPLPAYRALQLHFHWGGPGRAGSEHSLDGQRRPMEMHVVHMNTRYQSMGEARGHPDGLAVLAVLLVEQDTDNANFSVLVSSLKNVSERGVSVNLASTFPLASLLPGASGLSRYYRYSGSLTTPGCQPAVVWTVFEDAVPIGRSQVAQFQTMLQAGLPGSHPAPLTENFRPQQPLGGRRVSASPGASIRAAASVPAPTLARVHAALLGLWLWQSP; this is translated from the exons ATGCGGTCTCCAGGCTTTGCACTCGCCTTCCTCACTGTGCCACTGGTGGTGCGCGGGGACTCAGAGG GCACCTGGTGCTACGACTCCCAGGACCCAAAGTGTG GCCCCACCCACTGGAAGGAGATGGCCCCTGCCTGTGGGGGCCCAGCCCAGTCCCCCATCAACATTGACCTTCACTTGGTTCAGCGGGACCCCACCCTGGGACCCTTCATCTTACAGGGCTACAACACAGCACCTCCAGGCCCGTGGACCCTGGAGAATGATGGCCATACAG TGCTGCTCCACATAGACGCTGGCCCACAGAGCCACCTGGAGATTCGGGGCGCCGGGCTGCCACTGCCTGCCTACCGCGCACTGCAGCTGCACTTCCACTGGGGGGGCCCTGGTCGAGCAGGTTCAGAGCACAGCCTGGATGGGCAGCGCCGCCCCATGGAG ATGCACGTGGTCCACATGAACACGAGGTACCAGAGCATGGGGGAAGCTCGAGGTCACCCCGATGGGCTGGCTGTGCTGGCGGTGCTGTTAGTG gagcAGGACACTGACAACGCCAACTTCTCCGTCCTGGTATCCAGCCTGAAGAACGTGTCTGAGCGCG GAGTCTCTGTGAATCTGGCCTCCACCTTCCCGCTGGCCTCGCTGCTGCCGGGCGCCTCAGGCCTCTCGCGCTACTACCGCTACTCGGGGTCGCTGACCACGCCTGGCTGCCAGCCTGCGGTTGTCTGGACTGTCTTCGAGGACGCGGTACCCATCGGGCGCTCACAG GTGGCCCAGTTCCAGACCATGCTCCAGGCTGGGCTCCCCGGCTCTCACCCTGCACCGCTCACCGAGAACTTCCGCCCGCAGCAGCCTCTCGGGGGTCGCAGGGTCTCGGCCTCTCCAGGTGCCTCCATCCGCGCAGCAGCCTCGGTGCCCGCCCCA
- the LOC106983593 gene encoding carbonic anhydrase 15-like isoform X1: MRSPGFALAFLTVPLVVRGDSEGTWCYDSQDPKCGEDRVSCPTHWKEMAPACGGPAQSPINIDLHLVQRDPTLGPFILQGYNTAPPGPWTLENDGHTVLLHIDAGPQSHLEIRGAGLPLPAYRALQLHFHWGGPGRAGSEHSLDGQRRPMEMHVVHMNTRYQSMGEARGHPDGLAVLAVLLVPPPQEQDTDNANFSVLVSSLKNVSERGVSVNLASTFPLASLLPGASGLSRYYRYSGSLTTPGCQPAVVWTVFEDAVPIGRSQPSGGPVPDHAPGWAPRLSPCTAHRELPPAAASRGSQGLGLSRCLHPRSSLGARPNPSPCARGSAGPVALAEPLGTRFDPFPQ; the protein is encoded by the exons ATGCGGTCTCCAGGCTTTGCACTCGCCTTCCTCACTGTGCCACTGGTGGTGCGCGGGGACTCAGAGG GCACCTGGTGCTACGACTCCCAGGACCCAAAGTGTGGTGAGGACAGAGTGTCAT GCCCCACCCACTGGAAGGAGATGGCCCCTGCCTGTGGGGGCCCAGCCCAGTCCCCCATCAACATTGACCTTCACTTGGTTCAGCGGGACCCCACCCTGGGACCCTTCATCTTACAGGGCTACAACACAGCACCTCCAGGCCCGTGGACCCTGGAGAATGATGGCCATACAG TGCTGCTCCACATAGACGCTGGCCCACAGAGCCACCTGGAGATTCGGGGCGCCGGGCTGCCACTGCCTGCCTACCGCGCACTGCAGCTGCACTTCCACTGGGGGGGCCCTGGTCGAGCAGGTTCAGAGCACAGCCTGGATGGGCAGCGCCGCCCCATGGAG ATGCACGTGGTCCACATGAACACGAGGTACCAGAGCATGGGGGAAGCTCGAGGTCACCCCGATGGGCTGGCTGTGCTGGCGGTGCTGTTAGTG ccccctccccaggagcAGGACACTGACAACGCCAACTTCTCCGTCCTGGTATCCAGCCTGAAGAACGTGTCTGAGCGCG GAGTCTCTGTGAATCTGGCCTCCACCTTCCCGCTGGCCTCGCTGCTGCCGGGCGCCTCAGGCCTCTCGCGCTACTACCGCTACTCGGGGTCGCTGACCACGCCTGGCTGCCAGCCTGCGGTTGTCTGGACTGTCTTCGAGGACGCGGTACCCATCGGGCGCTCACAG CCCTCAGGTGGCCCAGTTCCAGACCATGCTCCAGGCTGGGCTCCCCGGCTCTCACCCTGCACCGCTCACCGAGAACTTCCGCCCGCAGCAGCCTCTCGGGGGTCGCAGGGTCTCGGCCTCTCCAGGTGCCTCCATCCGCGCAGCAGCCTCGGTGCCCGCCCCA
- the LOC106983593 gene encoding carbonic anhydrase 15-like isoform X5, whose protein sequence is MRSPGFALAFLTVPLVVRGDSEGTWCYDSQDPKCGEDRVSCPTHWKEMAPACGGPAQSPINIDLHLVQRDPTLGPFILQGYNTAPPGPWTLENDGHTVLLHIDAGPQSHLEIRGAGLPLPAYRALQLHFHWGGPGRAGSEHSLDGQRRPMEMHVVHMNTRYQSMGEARGHPDGLAVLAVLLVPPPQEQDTDNANFSVLVSSLKNVSERGVSVNLASTFPLASLLPGASGLSRYYRYSGSLTTPGCQPAVVWTVFEDAVPIGRSQVAQFQTMLQAGLPGSHPAPLTENFRPQQPLGGRRVSASPGASIRAAASVPAPTLARVHAALLGLWLWQSP, encoded by the exons ATGCGGTCTCCAGGCTTTGCACTCGCCTTCCTCACTGTGCCACTGGTGGTGCGCGGGGACTCAGAGG GCACCTGGTGCTACGACTCCCAGGACCCAAAGTGTGGTGAGGACAGAGTGTCAT GCCCCACCCACTGGAAGGAGATGGCCCCTGCCTGTGGGGGCCCAGCCCAGTCCCCCATCAACATTGACCTTCACTTGGTTCAGCGGGACCCCACCCTGGGACCCTTCATCTTACAGGGCTACAACACAGCACCTCCAGGCCCGTGGACCCTGGAGAATGATGGCCATACAG TGCTGCTCCACATAGACGCTGGCCCACAGAGCCACCTGGAGATTCGGGGCGCCGGGCTGCCACTGCCTGCCTACCGCGCACTGCAGCTGCACTTCCACTGGGGGGGCCCTGGTCGAGCAGGTTCAGAGCACAGCCTGGATGGGCAGCGCCGCCCCATGGAG ATGCACGTGGTCCACATGAACACGAGGTACCAGAGCATGGGGGAAGCTCGAGGTCACCCCGATGGGCTGGCTGTGCTGGCGGTGCTGTTAGTG ccccctccccaggagcAGGACACTGACAACGCCAACTTCTCCGTCCTGGTATCCAGCCTGAAGAACGTGTCTGAGCGCG GAGTCTCTGTGAATCTGGCCTCCACCTTCCCGCTGGCCTCGCTGCTGCCGGGCGCCTCAGGCCTCTCGCGCTACTACCGCTACTCGGGGTCGCTGACCACGCCTGGCTGCCAGCCTGCGGTTGTCTGGACTGTCTTCGAGGACGCGGTACCCATCGGGCGCTCACAG GTGGCCCAGTTCCAGACCATGCTCCAGGCTGGGCTCCCCGGCTCTCACCCTGCACCGCTCACCGAGAACTTCCGCCCGCAGCAGCCTCTCGGGGGTCGCAGGGTCTCGGCCTCTCCAGGTGCCTCCATCCGCGCAGCAGCCTCGGTGCCCGCCCCA
- the LOC106983593 gene encoding carbonic anhydrase 15-like isoform X9, with protein MRSPGFALAFLTVPLVVRGDSEGTWCYDSQDPKCGEDRVSCPTHWKEMAPACGGPAQSPINIDLHLVQRDPTLGPFILQGYNTAPPGPWTLENDGHTVLLHIDAGPQSHLEIRGAGLPLPAYRALQLHFHWGGPGRAGSEHSLDGQRRPMEEQDTDNANFSVLVSSLKNVSERGVSVNLASTFPLASLLPGASGLSRYYRYSGSLTTPGCQPAVVWTVFEDAVPIGRSQPSGGPVPDHAPGWAPRLSPCTAHRELPPAAASRGSQGLGLSRCLHPRSSLGARPNPSPCARGSAGPVALAEPLGTRFDPFPQ; from the exons ATGCGGTCTCCAGGCTTTGCACTCGCCTTCCTCACTGTGCCACTGGTGGTGCGCGGGGACTCAGAGG GCACCTGGTGCTACGACTCCCAGGACCCAAAGTGTGGTGAGGACAGAGTGTCAT GCCCCACCCACTGGAAGGAGATGGCCCCTGCCTGTGGGGGCCCAGCCCAGTCCCCCATCAACATTGACCTTCACTTGGTTCAGCGGGACCCCACCCTGGGACCCTTCATCTTACAGGGCTACAACACAGCACCTCCAGGCCCGTGGACCCTGGAGAATGATGGCCATACAG TGCTGCTCCACATAGACGCTGGCCCACAGAGCCACCTGGAGATTCGGGGCGCCGGGCTGCCACTGCCTGCCTACCGCGCACTGCAGCTGCACTTCCACTGGGGGGGCCCTGGTCGAGCAGGTTCAGAGCACAGCCTGGATGGGCAGCGCCGCCCCATGGAG gagcAGGACACTGACAACGCCAACTTCTCCGTCCTGGTATCCAGCCTGAAGAACGTGTCTGAGCGCG GAGTCTCTGTGAATCTGGCCTCCACCTTCCCGCTGGCCTCGCTGCTGCCGGGCGCCTCAGGCCTCTCGCGCTACTACCGCTACTCGGGGTCGCTGACCACGCCTGGCTGCCAGCCTGCGGTTGTCTGGACTGTCTTCGAGGACGCGGTACCCATCGGGCGCTCACAG CCCTCAGGTGGCCCAGTTCCAGACCATGCTCCAGGCTGGGCTCCCCGGCTCTCACCCTGCACCGCTCACCGAGAACTTCCGCCCGCAGCAGCCTCTCGGGGGTCGCAGGGTCTCGGCCTCTCCAGGTGCCTCCATCCGCGCAGCAGCCTCGGTGCCCGCCCCA
- the LOC106983593 gene encoding carbonic anhydrase 15-like isoform X2, whose translation MRSPGFALAFLTVPLVVRGDSEGTWCYDSQDPKCGEDRVSCPTHWKEMAPACGGPAQSPINIDLHLVQRDPTLGPFILQGYNTAPPGPWTLENDGHTVLLHIDAGPQSHLEIRGAGLPLPAYRALQLHFHWGGPGRAGSEHSLDGQRRPMEMHVVHMNTRYQSMGEARGHPDGLAVLAVLLVEQDTDNANFSVLVSSLKNVSERGVSVNLASTFPLASLLPGASGLSRYYRYSGSLTTPGCQPAVVWTVFEDAVPIGRSQPSGGPVPDHAPGWAPRLSPCTAHRELPPAAASRGSQGLGLSRCLHPRSSLGARPNPSPCARGSAGPVALAEPLGTRFDPFPQ comes from the exons ATGCGGTCTCCAGGCTTTGCACTCGCCTTCCTCACTGTGCCACTGGTGGTGCGCGGGGACTCAGAGG GCACCTGGTGCTACGACTCCCAGGACCCAAAGTGTGGTGAGGACAGAGTGTCAT GCCCCACCCACTGGAAGGAGATGGCCCCTGCCTGTGGGGGCCCAGCCCAGTCCCCCATCAACATTGACCTTCACTTGGTTCAGCGGGACCCCACCCTGGGACCCTTCATCTTACAGGGCTACAACACAGCACCTCCAGGCCCGTGGACCCTGGAGAATGATGGCCATACAG TGCTGCTCCACATAGACGCTGGCCCACAGAGCCACCTGGAGATTCGGGGCGCCGGGCTGCCACTGCCTGCCTACCGCGCACTGCAGCTGCACTTCCACTGGGGGGGCCCTGGTCGAGCAGGTTCAGAGCACAGCCTGGATGGGCAGCGCCGCCCCATGGAG ATGCACGTGGTCCACATGAACACGAGGTACCAGAGCATGGGGGAAGCTCGAGGTCACCCCGATGGGCTGGCTGTGCTGGCGGTGCTGTTAGTG gagcAGGACACTGACAACGCCAACTTCTCCGTCCTGGTATCCAGCCTGAAGAACGTGTCTGAGCGCG GAGTCTCTGTGAATCTGGCCTCCACCTTCCCGCTGGCCTCGCTGCTGCCGGGCGCCTCAGGCCTCTCGCGCTACTACCGCTACTCGGGGTCGCTGACCACGCCTGGCTGCCAGCCTGCGGTTGTCTGGACTGTCTTCGAGGACGCGGTACCCATCGGGCGCTCACAG CCCTCAGGTGGCCCAGTTCCAGACCATGCTCCAGGCTGGGCTCCCCGGCTCTCACCCTGCACCGCTCACCGAGAACTTCCGCCCGCAGCAGCCTCTCGGGGGTCGCAGGGTCTCGGCCTCTCCAGGTGCCTCCATCCGCGCAGCAGCCTCGGTGCCCGCCCCA
- the LOC106983593 gene encoding carbonic anhydrase 15-like isoform X8, with amino-acid sequence MNQKQCACQASLVSAGPTHWKEMAPACGGPAQSPINIDLHLVQRDPTLGPFILQGYNTAPPGPWTLENDGHTVLLHIDAGPQSHLEIRGAGLPLPAYRALQLHFHWGGPGRAGSEHSLDGQRRPMEMHVVHMNTRYQSMGEARGHPDGLAVLAVLLVPPPQEQDTDNANFSVLVSSLKNVSERGVSVNLASTFPLASLLPGASGLSRYYRYSGSLTTPGCQPAVVWTVFEDAVPIGRSQPSGGPVPDHAPGWAPRLSPCTAHRELPPAAASRGSQGLGLSRCLHPRSSLGARPNPSPCARGSAGPVALAEPLGTRFDPFPQ; translated from the exons ATGAACCAAAAGCAGTGTGCATGCCAAGCTTCTCTGGTTTCTGCAG GCCCCACCCACTGGAAGGAGATGGCCCCTGCCTGTGGGGGCCCAGCCCAGTCCCCCATCAACATTGACCTTCACTTGGTTCAGCGGGACCCCACCCTGGGACCCTTCATCTTACAGGGCTACAACACAGCACCTCCAGGCCCGTGGACCCTGGAGAATGATGGCCATACAG TGCTGCTCCACATAGACGCTGGCCCACAGAGCCACCTGGAGATTCGGGGCGCCGGGCTGCCACTGCCTGCCTACCGCGCACTGCAGCTGCACTTCCACTGGGGGGGCCCTGGTCGAGCAGGTTCAGAGCACAGCCTGGATGGGCAGCGCCGCCCCATGGAG ATGCACGTGGTCCACATGAACACGAGGTACCAGAGCATGGGGGAAGCTCGAGGTCACCCCGATGGGCTGGCTGTGCTGGCGGTGCTGTTAGTG ccccctccccaggagcAGGACACTGACAACGCCAACTTCTCCGTCCTGGTATCCAGCCTGAAGAACGTGTCTGAGCGCG GAGTCTCTGTGAATCTGGCCTCCACCTTCCCGCTGGCCTCGCTGCTGCCGGGCGCCTCAGGCCTCTCGCGCTACTACCGCTACTCGGGGTCGCTGACCACGCCTGGCTGCCAGCCTGCGGTTGTCTGGACTGTCTTCGAGGACGCGGTACCCATCGGGCGCTCACAG CCCTCAGGTGGCCCAGTTCCAGACCATGCTCCAGGCTGGGCTCCCCGGCTCTCACCCTGCACCGCTCACCGAGAACTTCCGCCCGCAGCAGCCTCTCGGGGGTCGCAGGGTCTCGGCCTCTCCAGGTGCCTCCATCCGCGCAGCAGCCTCGGTGCCCGCCCCA